CCTTTCTCGTGCCTCCAAAccaacaaaaagaacaaaagaaagcaTAAGAAAGGAAATTTGATAACAGAGGGCGAAATAACATAAGACCAACACAGGCAAACTTTTACATTGATTTGGCAATTATCAGATCCATTCTTTAGGGTTGATACAAGCATCCAAGAGTTTCCATTCTTCAGTCCCTTCTTCTGGTTTCTGCATTGAGGAACAATCATTTTGTTGATATTCAAAGATGTTTTTCCAGCTTTCCTCTTATGTAAGAATGATATCAATAAAGCAGAGAGCAGAGTAGAGCTTACATGGTCATACTCCCATCGTGCCGTTAATGGAAGAGATACAAGAATGCTCTCAATCCTGCCTCCTGTCTTGAGACCAAATGTAGTTCCACGGTCATAAACCTGCAATTACAAGGGGAAGAAGGGGTTAAACAATAATCATTATAGATAGGAAAATAGAAACTAAGGGAACAGAGTATTTTACCAAGTTGAATTCCACATAGCGGCCCCTCCGTAGTTGTTGCCATGCTTTGTGTTTGTCCGTGAAAGGGGTATCCTTCCTCTTCTCTATGATAGGTATATATGCTGGAATGACGGAATTTGCACACTCTACAGTTCCAAAATTGACTCTTCAAGGAAGGTATTTTATCCATTAAAGCAATTGAAAAGTTCTCCGTGCTTGAAATAACTATAGTTGCTAGATTAAGCAATCAATAGGCATTGTTATTGTCCTAATTATTTcaggaaaaaatgaaaataggatATAATCTAGTTCAGCAATATAGTTTCCAGCATATCAACAACTCCTTTAGCAGCATTTGAAATCTTAGTCTTAAAGGCATTATCATCTAGGATATTCATCCATGGAATGCATACGAGGAAACAAGCACACAACTCACTCCCTTCTCGAGATAAGCTGTCGAACTAACAGATGTCATTTTGCCTTTTAGGCTAAAAAGTAAGCTTTGTCTATGATAAGTTGACTGCTCTGTCTCCTCCATTAACAAAGAATATTTACAAGCACATGTGGGTCTTTTCACACCATTTACCTGTAGAAAAGGAAAGAAGCATTTCTTGATCGTAGTCGTTCAAATCATCAAAAAATATTCCTCCAAGACCTCGCCTCTCATCACGATGCTGCAAGACAATAAGCTCAATGAAAAGCTATAACGTGCCCATACTTCGATTTAACAATTAAAAGAATAGGCAACCAGAATAAAGAAACATACTTCAACTCAACAACTAAAAGAATAGGCAATGGCAACACAAGAGAAAGCCCATTATAAGCTTCCATAGGGCAGCCTGGTATactaagctcctgctatgcgTGGAgttcggggaagggccggaccacaagggtctatagtacgcagccttaccctgcatttctgcaagagactgtttccgcagctcgaacccgtgacctcctagtcacatggcagcaacttagCAACTTTACCAGCTACGCCAAGGTTCCCCTTCCCCATTATAAGCTTCCAACAATTTAAATTCAGAAAAGCGGAAAGAGTTTTCAACTCAAGGATCCTGCACAATAATGCTGGTCCTTAACAGAAATATGCAGATAtaaagaggaaagagaaagaGCTGCTATTGCTTGCCTTTGGCTAAACAGTTGCATAAGAGGATTAACATGTTACATATCATAAATATTTCTAAAGGTTTATGAAGGCCTCTGAATATCTTTTATGAGAATCTCTGGGCTTATATAGTACTTTTACTAAGGGAGAGCAGAGGTTTCAGGGGTGAGAAGTGAATAGCCCCAAGAGGTACTTTAACAGGAATACCAAAATTTTAGAGCTTTCATTTGCCAGTTCCAGCAACCAACAGAAGCAGGTTTCTAGAGGAACCGAAGCTTTGACCTACAATTTAAGGAGTGAACATGGAAGAATCACAACAGATTAATATACGACCTCAAAAACCACAAGAAAACTATTGCACCTATTGGGGAGGATTGTTAGACGGTTTTCTGTGATTTAAGGAGCTACATCTGTCAAAAGACTATTTAGCTGTTAGATAGTATCACATGTAAGTCATGTGATTTACTTAATATGGATCCCCGGCTCTGGTTTTTCTGGAAATGTTAAGTTGTTTTAAATCAAATTTATTAAGGGTTCAGCTAAAACAATCTAAAGCTAGTGAGTAAATAACCAAACTCAAAATATTTCAATGGCCCATGCAGAGTTTCCCTATTTatcttaacaacaacaacaataacaacaacccagtataatcccacaagtggggtctagggagggtagtgtgtacgcagaccttacccctaccatgggtagagagactgtttccaaatagaccctcggcatccttcccacCAAGAAgtccccaccttgctcttggggtgactcgaactcacaacctcttagttggaagtgggggttgcttaccatcagagcaacccctcttgtcccTATTTATCTTAAGTACTCCAAATTTTGACGAGAAAATTCAAATATAAAACAACTTCAACATGTTAGAAAACAATGCTCGCTTACCTTAATATAGAAATAGTCATCACACCATTTCTTAAACCGAGGGTAGAAGCTAGCATCAAATTTATCACAAGCAGCTTTTTGCACCTACAAAACAGTCAGTCTGCTTCATGTAATGCAAACAGAAAATCACGATCAAACATGGGAAAAATGTCTTCACTGCATTTCTCATGGTAATTATCTCAGTTTGACATGCAGAAATTGCGAACTAAAGATAAAGAGATTTCAAAGACGAAAACCATCTATGTGTGCACTTATACCGAATGGAAGTGCTTGACATCCTCCTCGAAAATGTAAGCAGGTGTAAAGTCAGTACCACCACCAAACCACCATTGCCTTGGTGCTCCTGGTGCATCTGCAATTATATTGATCACAAGTAACTTTATAGTTCATAAAGCTCTCCTCTATAGGCTGATCAGCAGGATGGCATATCATACACATGAAATGATAAAAGGTATATCTAGACAATCTTGATGACTTATAACTGCAGCAGTTTCATTCATTCCTGTCATGCACTAATTTTTATTAGTGATAAAACGCTGATAATTGTGATATCCAATAAAGCACAAGGTTCCTATTAATAAATGTGTGGTTTTGGTTCATTTTCCAAATAATTCTGCAAATTTAACCAATTATTAACTGTTAAACCATATATGACTAGTCACCTTCTCTAATAAGAGGTggtcattttaatttttatatactAATTGGTCAAAATGTGTTCAGTTTGATATTCTTTTTTATAAGGTGAGAAATTTCATTTAAACTTGCACCAAGAAGGTGCAAAATATGTAAAGCAATTTATCCTCCCTCTCTTCAAACTTGCAGGGAGTGTATGAAATCAGTAATAAGTTTACATCAATATCAAAAGACAGCTTACGACATGATTTTAACAAATGTGTTTAGTTGGATACTACGAAAACCATATTGAAGTTTGTATGTAATTAAGGAACTAAAACTGCAATATCCCAAAAAAAACTATTGGTAGTGCAAGTTTGTGAGAGGCATAGAGATATAAAACACGGGCCATGGTGCGGAAAAAAAAGATCAACTTGCATATTTACAACCTCACTTCAACCAAATGATGTCTTTCAACGTTTTCGACACGATTAAGTTTCCTCATTCCTCCCTGGTACAATTTTAAGAATATAATCCCGATGCAAATTCAGTCATGCAACCATAACAGGATTTCGCTTGCATCTCGTGCAACTTCTTCTTTATCACTGATGAAATCTTGTTCCATCTTTAAACAAATTGGAATCATCGGCAACAAATAACCATAATCAAGAGAAGGAATACCTTTTGGCGCATCAGTCTCAAAGTAACGATAATTAAAATGCAAAGTTGGTGCAAATGGATTTTTTGGATGCAGCACCTGGGGAAAACATAAAACAGAGTAATCTTTAGAATTTTCACATAAAACTCTGGATGGAGTAAAGTTTTGTCGAAcaccaaaaaagaaagaaattaagAAAGCTGATTACTTTAGTTTATAGCATACTGATAAGGGTAAGATTTAAAGAACATTGTAGAGAACCCCTAATTCATTTCTAACAAAATGATCTAGTATTGGAACGAAATGGGTCCCAGAAGAGTCGAACGGATGATCGGAACAAGTTTTTAATATTGAGAAATGGGCTCTAGCATTCGCAATGGTGGAGCTAGGTTGAAGAAAGTGGATTCAACTGAACCCCTTGGTTGAGAAATTATACTATGCAAATAGGACGAAAACGTATGTTTTTTAATTATATACAAGTTATTGAATTCCCTTGTAATAAgagaatatttttcaaaaattgctaCTTTTGAATCCCGTTATATAAGTTTCTGGCTCCACCACTGAGCATTCTACCGGCTGTTAATTAAGCAGTAGAAACTAAAGAAACATAAATTCTAAACTACCATCcatattataaaaaaaaacagGAAAAT
This genomic stretch from Nicotiana sylvestris chromosome 9, ASM39365v2, whole genome shotgun sequence harbors:
- the LOC104240653 gene encoding oxygen-dependent coproporphyrinogen-III oxidase, chloroplastic yields the protein MLTPILSSPSSSSTPTSQFPHSFHSSPSFLTKPLNLPFTVSYKTAKKPTPNYSFKVQAMIEKEVAESHKPDTFLRESDMGSNVTSNSSSVRGRFEKMIREAQDSVCLAIEKADGGAKFKEDVWSRPGGGGGISRVLQDGAVFEKAGVNVSVVYGVMPPEAYRAARPTDNGNVKPGPIPFFAAGVSSVLHPKNPFAPTLHFNYRYFETDAPKDAPGAPRQWWFGGGTDFTPAYIFEEDVKHFHSVQKAACDKFDASFYPRFKKWCDDYFYIKHRDERRGLGGIFFDDLNDYDQEMLLSFSTECANSVIPAYIPIIEKRKDTPFTDKHKAWQQLRRGRYVEFNLVYDRGTTFGLKTGGRIESILVSLPLTARWEYDHKPEEGTEEWKLLDACINPKEWI